The genomic stretch GACACCGGCTTCACCACCTTCGGTGCGCGCCGGCAATTGCGCATTATGCGTAACGACTCATGGCTTTTGCGACTGGCGCCGGAACACGGTGCCGCCGCAGCTGGCGCAGCCCTTTGCCTTCAGCGCCTCGACGGTGTCGGGCGCGCCGTCGCGGCCCAGCACGATCTCGGCGCCGCATTGCGCGCATTGATAGGCGCGCAGCCGCGGATTGACCTGCGCCGTATAGAGCGGCCCGTCCCATGTGGGCAATTCGGCGCCGGACGGGTTGACGGCGATCAGTTCGATCAGCTGGCCGACATTGCCGAGCACGGTGGCGCCGGCATAATGATTGAAGCCGGGCCGCATCGTCTGCACCGCGAGGCCGAGGTCGCAGAACACCTGCTGCAATTGCAGCATCTGCGGCGCCGGCCATTGGGCGAAGGAGAACAGGCATTGGCCGCCGGCGGCCAGCGCCTCGCAACCGCGGGTGAGAAACAGCCGCGCGCCGTCCAGCGTATAGGGCGGGTCGGTCTCGAACACGTCGAAGCCGCGCTTGAGCGCCTCGGGCAGCGGCTGCCGCAGATCGTGCAGCACGGTCTGCAGCGCGATTCCCCCCTGCTCGGCGCTGTGGCGCAGAAACGCCAGCCGCCGCTCGTCGGCGTCGACCACGGTGACGCCGCGGGTGAGGTCGCGGCCGCCTTGCGCCTGGCCGAGCAGGCCGATTGCGAGCGACACCGAATCATCGTCGCCGAGCAGCAGCACCCGGCGGCCTTCCAGCGCGCCATTTTGCAGCATCAGCAGGGCGCGGCGCATCGCGGTGTCGGGCGTGCAGGGCGCCTGATCCAGCGTGACGTCGACCGACGGCGCCTGCGCGACGATCGCCGCCAGCCGCTCCACCAGCGGACGGAATTTGTCCGGGATCACGATGCCATGGCCGGCGCAGGTCGGGCAGGCGAGGTCGATCTTGCTGCCGAGGCCGAGGTCGCGCTCGACGAAGTCGCGGCCCTCCGGGCTCAGCGACAGGCCCTGCTTGCGCTCCAGCAGCCCGGCCTTTTCGAGTTCGCGGCGGATCGCGCTGGCCACCGGCATCGGCAAACGCGCCTCGCGGGCGGCATCCTGCAGCCGCAGTGAGCCGGCGCGATAGACGGCGCGCAGGATCGCTGCTACGCCCTCCGGGCCTTCGCGCAACCGCGTCGCCGTGGCGACCGCCTGCAGGATCGAGGGCTCAGTCATCAACGTGCGTTCTCCACGCGGCTAGGGGCGGCACCAGTTGGCCGGCGGCACCATCCGTGCCAAAGAGCTTCGAATTCGAAAACCACCATTGCGGGATCAGTGCCGATGTTGATGACCCATGCCCTCGCGGAAATGTACGATTGCCTGCCGGTCATCGAGGATGAAGCGGCCTTAGTAGCGGCGGCGCGCGCGGCGGTCCAGTCGGTGGGGGCGACAATCATCGGCGAATATGAAGTTCGCTATGTTCCGCACGGCCTGACCGTGGCGCTGTTTCTCGCCGAGTCCCATATCGTGCTCACCACCTGGCCTGAACACAAGCTGCTGCTGCTCGACGTGCTGTTGTGCAACCCGCAGATGGATTTCCACCGCGTCGTCGCCGAGGTCAAGCAACGGGTCTGCCCCGATGGGGCGATCGCGGTGCACGAAGTCGGCCGCAAGATCGCCGCGCAGCTCTGAGCCTTCGAATCTGACAGCAGGTTTCGACCCAACGACCGCGCCCGCGGCGCGGCGACGGATTGCGTGTGCCTGCCTCACATTGCACTTTTCAATTGCATGTAACTCCTGTATACACGTATAAGTTGCGCATCGGCATTGCACAGCGCGACTCAACTGAACAGGAGAGAGCAATGGTTGGCAGTTCGGAAGGCGATGTTCCGGTCGCACGATCCAAGGAGCACTTGGAGGGTCTGCAGCAATTTCATTCCGCGCTCGAGAAGTTTCACACGGCGGAAGCGGAGCTAGCCAAAGTCCGGGCCGGTCTGGCCGGCAAGGGACTCGATCTCGACGTCCGCGACGAGTTGCACTGGTAGGGCCAGGCTTCGGGGTCGCGAATCCGGAGTTCGTCTTCCGGCAAGGTTGGCGAATTCCGGGTTTCGACGCTCAAACCGGCTGTCTGCCGCGCAAGGGCTGGGCGTGACGGGTTTTGTCATGACCGGCCGCGGCTGGCGTGATCTCCAACATTTGTGAAACGACGCGGTGAGCGAAGGCGGTAAGCGCGATGCCCGTCATGCAAAACATCAGCGGATCTGCTGGCTTGCGATCGACACTCAAGATCGCCGTCTATCTCGGCACCATCCTGGTTCTCCTGATGCTTGTCGCGCGCTTTCCGCAATGGCCGGTCGGCGTCGCCGCGGCGCTGCTGCTCGGCCTGGCCTATGCGCATGGGCTGGAATTGCAGCACGAGGCGCTGCACGCGATCCTGCTGCCGACGCCGCGCGGCAATCGTCTGGTCGGCGCGCTGCTCGGCCTGCCGATGCTGACCACCTACACCGACACCAGGCTGCGGCATCTGCATCATCACCGCTTCGTCGGCACCACGCGCGACATCTATGATCGCAGCTGTCGCGACTTCGCCAGCAGCGGCGCCGTGATCGCCCATGTGCTGAGCGCCGGCCGGCTGCGCGATTTCATCACCACGCTCGGCGCCCTGGCGGCCAACCGCGCCGACCCGATCCTGAAAGGGCGCGCCTACGCATTGGCGCGCAACGAATTTGTCATAACGGCAATCGTGATGGCCGCGCTGCTGGCGTTCGCCGCCGCGATCGATCTCCGGCTCGTGCTGTGGGGCTGGCTGGTGCCGGCGCTTCTGGTCGCGCCCGTGATCCACTTCCTGATGACCTCGCCGGAACATGTCGGGCGCGAACGCGCCTCGCGCGATCCGGCGCGGAATTCCCGAACCTATCCGGCATCGCCGCTGTGGAACTACCTGATCAATTACGACAATTACCACATCGAACATCATCTGCGTCCGACCCTGCCGTTTTGGCAATTGCCGGCCTTGCATGCCGCGCGCTGCCGCGCCGGCGCGCCATCCTGTCCGAACTATGTCCAGGCGATGCGCGAGGTGTTTCGCGGCATCGGTGCTTGTCTGCAATCGCGTGGCTGAGGCGGCCTGACCGTTCTCGGCATTGACCAGCGGAGGCCGCCATGTGTGCGATCGCAGGAATCCTGACGCTGTCCGGCTCCCCGGAGGTCCGCCCGATGCTCGACGCGCTGCGTCACCGCGGGCCCGACCAGATCGGGGTGACGCGGCTTGGCCCCTGCGAGATCGGCGCGGCGCGGCTGGCCATCGTCGATCCCCACAATGGCGCGCAGCCGATGCGCGACCAGCGCGCCAACACCGCCGTCGTGTTCAACGGCGAAATCTACAATGCCGACGAGCTGCGCGACGCGCTGATCGCGCTCGGCCATGTGTTTACCAGCCGCTGCGATACCGAGATGGTGCTGCGCGGCTGGATCGAATGGGGGCTCGATCTGCCGCAGCGCCTGCGCGGCATGTTCGCGATCGCGGTGCTCGAGCCCGATCGGCTCATTTTGCTGCGCGATCCGCTCGGCATCAAACCGCTGCGGTTTACCAGCCGCGGCGGCGAATTCCGCTTTGCCTCGGAGGCGAAAGCCTTGCTGGGTCATCTCGGCGCGACGCCGTCGCTCGACGACACCGCCTTTGCGGATTTCGTCGCACTCGGCTATCCGACCGGCGGCCGCACCTTCTTCGCCGGCA from Rhodopseudomonas sp. BAL398 encodes the following:
- a CDS encoding S-adenosylmethionine decarboxylase, translating into MLMTHALAEMYDCLPVIEDEAALVAAARAAVQSVGATIIGEYEVRYVPHGLTVALFLAESHIVLTTWPEHKLLLLDVLLCNPQMDFHRVVAEVKQRVCPDGAIAVHEVGRKIAAQL
- a CDS encoding fatty acid desaturase family protein; translation: MRSTLKIAVYLGTILVLLMLVARFPQWPVGVAAALLLGLAYAHGLELQHEALHAILLPTPRGNRLVGALLGLPMLTTYTDTRLRHLHHHRFVGTTRDIYDRSCRDFASSGAVIAHVLSAGRLRDFITTLGALAANRADPILKGRAYALARNEFVITAIVMAALLAFAAAIDLRLVLWGWLVPALLVAPVIHFLMTSPEHVGRERASRDPARNSRTYPASPLWNYLINYDNYHIEHHLRPTLPFWQLPALHAARCRAGAPSCPNYVQAMREVFRGIGACLQSRG
- a CDS encoding bis-aminopropyl spermidine synthase family protein produces the protein MTEPSILQAVATATRLREGPEGVAAILRAVYRAGSLRLQDAAREARLPMPVASAIRRELEKAGLLERKQGLSLSPEGRDFVERDLGLGSKIDLACPTCAGHGIVIPDKFRPLVERLAAIVAQAPSVDVTLDQAPCTPDTAMRRALLMLQNGALEGRRVLLLGDDDSVSLAIGLLGQAQGGRDLTRGVTVVDADERRLAFLRHSAEQGGIALQTVLHDLRQPLPEALKRGFDVFETDPPYTLDGARLFLTRGCEALAAGGQCLFSFAQWPAPQMLQLQQVFCDLGLAVQTMRPGFNHYAGATVLGNVGQLIELIAVNPSGAELPTWDGPLYTAQVNPRLRAYQCAQCGAEIVLGRDGAPDTVEALKAKGCASCGGTVFRRQSQKP